From the genome of Spirochaetae bacterium HGW-Spirochaetae-1, one region includes:
- a CDS encoding Holliday junction branch migration protein RuvA — translation MIAKLTGKIDELKPMECILDVGGVGYQVHIPLSTYETIQGKEDITLFIYTLHREDQMKLFGFSTQREKELFTVLLNISGIGPSMALSLLSGISIEDLVRSVQNDDSSRLVKIPGIGKAKAEKLIFELKRKLKKIESIPAASGTATGIRNDALEALVSLGFDEARAAKVIDGVREGNPEATLETVIKAALRQFSA, via the coding sequence ATGATAGCAAAACTGACCGGAAAAATCGATGAGCTGAAACCAATGGAGTGCATCCTCGACGTGGGAGGTGTGGGATACCAGGTACATATTCCCCTTTCCACCTATGAGACAATTCAGGGGAAAGAGGATATCACGCTCTTCATCTACACGCTGCACCGCGAGGACCAGATGAAACTGTTCGGTTTTTCCACACAGCGGGAAAAGGAGCTTTTTACCGTTCTGCTCAACATAAGCGGTATAGGCCCCTCCATGGCCCTGTCGCTCCTTTCGGGAATCAGCATCGAAGATCTGGTCAGGTCTGTTCAGAACGACGATAGCAGCCGGCTTGTTAAAATACCGGGGATCGGGAAAGCGAAGGCGGAAAAGCTTATATTCGAACTGAAGAGAAAGCTGAAAAAAATAGAGTCCATCCCGGCCGCATCGGGTACCGCGACGGGCATCCGCAATGACGCTCTGGAGGCCCTGGTATCACTGGGATTCGACGAGGCCCGGGCAGCGAAGGTGATAGACGGCGTCAGGGAGGGTAATCCCGAAGCGACCCTGGAGACGGTGATAAAGGCGGCACTCCGTCAGTTCTCGGCATAA